The genomic stretch TAAACGATTCTAAGTTAACACAGTAAATAGagacaaaaaattgttttattactgaaaataagtGTGAAATCTTTGTCATTATCCAACCCAATATTCCACCATGTCACACCATCCTATTCTACAAAAcgcattttaaattattcatacttATTGAACATTTCCATAATTCAATTATCTCTAAAACACTGTAGTTTTAACTGGATTTCCATATTAGAAATGCCTTGTAgcgatgattatatttttatcttgagagtttaaaattagttatactaACTTTTTCATATTGTCCTGATATAACCTCAAAGTAACAAATTGAATGATAGAACAATATCTCATAATGCTAAAATAGTGtaacagtaaaacaaaattttatttttgttgctgtTATTTCACATCTCACACTGGTTGTTTTAGAATACGAATCTCTGATAATTctaagattaatttatattaatacctgGGGTTCAATTATTCAATGATTTGATCATAAAATAGTTTGTActatattcttatataaaatattcaatacgtCTTAACATCTTATCTGGCAATATCAAAGCATATTATGGAGacactttttccttttttttttaagagagagGTAGGAAAATCCATTAAGGACACAGTTGGCCAAGCCTGTAGTGTGGGAATCTCACAAAAGACGTGAACTACCTATTAAAAACCTCCTTTATATTTTAGGATCCTAACCAGGAAACCGTTTGTCACATTGCATCACTTTAAGTCTGATTTTAACCTAAGACCTTAGGGCTCGTGGCAATTTAGCCTTCGAAGAACTAAGGTCTAGACCGCAAGACGGTCCAGATTAGCCTTCTTTGCGAGGAGGGTGTTCAACATTGTAAACAATTGTATAAAtgatttcataaaatgtaatgatttcataaaatgtttaagaacAGAGTGTTCATCCACTAcactatatgtaaaaatttatatttgtgttagtACACAATGAGTAGGGTTTTCCAAAACAGTCGCTGTTTATTGTGCGTGAGTAGCAAGCACAATTACTctattaaaatcttttacaattttctttgaaAGAATGTCTCATAATGATCGAatgaatgtattaaattaaaaaaccttattttGGAAGAAACACTAACTAACTAATTAAAAGAAGACATATTATGCGTTCATGCCCCTCGAAAGGAAGGGTACTAAGTTTGTTATTAGGTTGATTTATAATTTACCTATTGCAGTGCGTAAATATAAACGAGATCTTTTAGCTAAACAGGCACAAGATTTAGGCAGATTTACATTACTGCGCTTAGGCCTGGTACAATGAAACTTACTTCACTGAACCATCTAGTTCTGTAAAAATCCATAAggatatacatttaaactaattgTTGAAGCTTCTAAGCTCCCGTTTTCTAAGAGCTTCGGGCCTCTCTATAAGGTCCCTAATTGTGAGAGTTCTGAGGCTTTGAAAGCTCTCAGCCTCTAGGAGTCCCTAACTTCTAGCAGGCCTCGGTTTGTAACACCTATCGGTCTCTGAGAGCTCTCAGTCTAGCACCTTACTGTCTAACCCAAGTCCCGGCTATTGTCAGTCCTAGGCTTCTGCCTGGTTCCGGTCTCTAGCAGATCCCTGGCTTTGGCAGCCCTAGGCTTCTGCCTGGTCCCGGTTTCTGGTAGATCCCTGGCTTTGGCAGTCCTAGGCTTCTGCCTGGTCCCGGTCTCTGGCAGATCCCTGGCTTTGGCAGTCCTAGGCTTCTGCCTGGTTCCGGTCTCTGGTAGATCCCTGGCTTTGGCAGTCCTAGGCTTCTGCCTGGTTCCGGTCTCTGGCAGATCCCTGGCTTTGGCAGTCCTAGGCTTCTGCCTGGTCCCGGTCTCTGGCAGATCCCTAGCTTTGGCAGTTCTTGGCTTCTGGCAACTCTCATACTCTGGAAGCTGTTAACCTCAAGGACCTCCTAGTGTCCAGCAGGCACTGGCTTCTTGAAGTAGTGTTTCGGGTAGCCACCGGTCTCTGAACACTTCCACTCTCTAGAAAACTATCGGCCTTCGGCAGATCTAGGTCTTCGGCAGCCTCGGCCTTTTAGAGATTTCTTTCGAAAAGTATCAATTCTATGTTGCAATTAATTCCATGAAACCTTCAtatcaattatgtttaaaatatatccaattaTAAAGCATTTAGAGTACAATTGTGTATTTATATCCTACACGAAGATAAGTTGATATGATAAATGCTAACCATAGATGGTTTTTAATACAGTTTGAGATAAGGGGATAGAGCTCTACAATAAAATCGATAATGTTTACAATTACACTGAACAGCTTTTGATTAGATGAATTTCAGCAAATAATTAcagcaaatattttacagtacaaaGTAATAACTAAGGATAACTTTGAAACAGAACAGGCAAGACTCGTTGGTCAAAATAGTCTTAATCGTAAATAgagaatttttacatttacatactgCAATAGCCATGTTAGAAGTCTAGCTTATATCCTCCTATacatatctatatctatatatatctatgtattaTCGCGACTACAGCCGTTATTCCTTAATGCTTCTTTACAATACTTagtattaatgttataattgCGATTGGCAGTTTAAGGAAGTTTTTGGGGCCAATTAAATAAAGAAAGGTGAATATATTTGTTCAATATGTATTTGTTCAATATGTATTTGTTCAATATATATTTGTTCAATGTTCAATTTGAATCAAGAAAGGGGGGCCAAACGTTTTTCTAAATAACTGCTAGAGACTCATTGTAAGTTGGATGTGTCAATGGATTTCTGCCAAAATTGACACGAATATTACGTGGGACAAGTAAGGATAGCTTATAATCAGCTTTATAGCCAAGGAGCTAACAGTTCGTCTCTTGGGCGAAAACAGTTTTATACACAACTATTAAAATCGCCTTGCAGTTGGATGTATGTTACCAAAAATTAGCACGCACATCCTATATGATAAATGTTGAGacttcattgaaataaattaataattacggtCGTTATGCTGCTGTGATGACCACGTATTATCTTATTTTGCGgttcaatttcttaaaatacagATAAGTTTAACTATATAGTAGATAAAATCATGGAAACATTATGATGAAAATCgctaattgattaattttaattttttcactggTAGCACCTTTAGGTTCTATTTCGCAGAACATACTATACGACCATTTCTTCTCATCAAATTGCATACTGAACAGATAGCTTGTAAAActcctgtaaaattaaaaaaatgtacccACAACTTTATTCCTAGTTTATGATTACAATTTCGATAGAAAATCATGGAATGAAATAACGGGGAGGTCTATAatgatttattaacttatttatcagACTCCAGTGTTTGCGTAaaaacacttataaaacaaataaattttggaTAGTTTAGTAAAAGTGATTTCGGTAAACTAATAAAAGGGAGAGAGAAATCTTTGATATCTAATTCTAGGAAACCTTCCGGAAACAAACCAAGTTTCAGATGTAGTCACTGTATAGGTAACGGGGTCGGAAACATGATACAGTTCTTGTAATCCAGTAACTCTAACCTATAAGGTGGTCTGAGTATATATATACCGTTCTGTACCACCAGTCTGTACATAACGACATCATGTACATACTGGTAAGTTGTCAATGAACATTATATAGATCTATGGCTTTTCAGTTattaatgttttcaatgaaattttaaacaaaataattaatatttgcaatgtaaattttagttatCAGACAAgttatgaaagtaatttaatgaTTCACACGTATTAAATGAGTGGAAGGTaggtataaaattatacaatgcattttaaaataaaaatcaaatcatacGCACGTACTTAAAACATCCTTAAATTAcgttttaagttttacaatatgaatttaacgtgtctatagtaatggttttaattttctaatttcattacgtttaatttacattttgagaTCTGACTCTTGAAAAAAGAAGCAGATACAAGTTATCAAAAAGTCACGTttccatttttgtaaaatgtaaaattggcAAATGTCTATAATTATATTTCTCTCTCAAACTAGAGTTATAATTGAGAATGTGTACACCTATAATTATTAATGCTTCTAATGGAAGCAGATAAAACTAACAGACTAGAAAATAGTTTTCCactaatattagtaatttaatgaATACTATCAAAATAGTATTTAGTACCAGCATGATATTACACAACACTACAATAAGTAGATAACTAAAGAacgtaaaaattacttttattactaaggatattgaaaattgtattaatgtgaAACTAAAGTAAACACCTTAATGTTTTATCAAACAAAAGTATTgtaattgaatacatttttaatgctgGAGTCAAAGTTTCATAGTTGTTTTCATCAGTTAATTAAACAAcgatcttaaaataaaatgttccttGTTTTTAGGGAATTCTACCTCTTCTCTTTGCCGTGGCTTCGGCCAGCTACCTGAGTTCGAACATAGGGTCCACACATCCTTCCATCGCCTATGCTACTCCTGTGAGCTACGCCTCTCCTTCAGTGAGCTACGCCGCCCCAAGGGTAAGCTACGCTGTTCCCTCACCAGTCGCCTTGTCCTCTACTTACAGTCTCGCCTCTCCTGCCAGCTACGTTCAACCCGCCGTCGCTTACTCTGCACCCGCAGTCAACTACGCTCCTGTGTCTACTTCCTACGCCAACACTTACCGCATCTCTAACACCGCCAGGACTGTAGTCCCCACCCCTTACGTCACCGCCGCTCCAGTAGTGGCTGCCCCTGTGATCGCCGGGTACGCTGCTTACGGTACACCTACTCTCTCGAACTACGCCAGCGCAAGCAATTTCCGAAATGCCGTCAACGGATACGGAAACAACGATGGATACCAAAGCTCTAACAACAACGGATACGGAAATTCCAATAATGGTTATGAAAGCAACAGCAATGGTTACGGAGCCAACAATGGAAACAATAACAACGGCTACAGAAACAGCGATGGAGTTGCTAGTAACAATGATTACGCAACTTCCGGAAGTTACTCCAGCCCTAACAACAACGGAAATAACGGGAGCGGAAACTACGAAACCAGTTCCAACAACAGAAACAATCATGGATCTTATTAGTTcttcaaacttaaataaaatatcaatgttgTAAAGCCAAATTTTTAGTGtaattgaattttgtaatttgaataaatctatcaTCCTAATTCGCTTTTAAATCTATATCCTTTTTATACAACTGTGTTATAGAAAGTTACTAGGAGCTAGTTATTCAAGTTCTAATGGACTTGGTCAGCAATTCTTTCTTTTCATTATTAGTTGTGGTACACATCTGAAAGCGTGCTACTCCTTTTCCAGCTATTGGAGGAATCTAAGCACAAAAGTAAAAGCCGTTTgcaatagtaataataatcaGTATTAATAAGTCACTCGCATCGTaacatatttagtattttatcagTGGATTTCGGCAAAGTAAAGACAATATAATACATTCGTAACATTATGACAAGGAATAGTGACAAGTTACTAACCTGATGTGCTTGTGGCCGGGCCCCGCTCTCTACATTAAAGACTTACAAAGAGACTTCACAAGGAGTCTGACAACTTCTATTTAAGTCGTCTTATAAAAATCAGACACGGATATTgcgttattaaatacattttacgttTCTATTGCTTCTAAATCACAAGAGCCCAAGCAGATTTTATTAACACATGTTTGGTTAAACGTACGTGTagtataaaattaacttaacatAATTGAAtcaaaaaccaataatataaagat from Homalodisca vitripennis isolate AUS2020 chromosome 2, UT_GWSS_2.1, whole genome shotgun sequence encodes the following:
- the LOC124355673 gene encoding uncharacterized protein LOC124355673, coding for MAIALPEYESCQKPRTAKARDLPETGTRQKPRTAKARDLPETGTRQKPRTAKARDLPETGTRQKPRTAKARDLPETGTRQKPRTAKARDLPETGTRQKPRAAKARDLLETGTRQKPRTDNSRDLG
- the LOC124356271 gene encoding cuticle protein 16.5-like isoform X2; this encodes MYILGILPLLFAVASASYLSSNIGSTHPSIAYATPVSYASPSVSYAAPRVSYAVPSPVALSSTYSLASPASYVQPAVAYSAPAVNYAPVSTSYANTYRISNTARTVVPTPYVTAAPVVAAPVIAGYAAYGTPTLSNYASASNFRNAVNGYGNSNNGYESNSNGYGANNGNNNNGYRNSDGVASNNDYATSGSYSSPNNNGNNGSGNYETSSNNRNNHGSY
- the LOC124356271 gene encoding cuticle protein 16.5-like isoform X1 — its product is MYILGILPLLFAVASASYLSSNIGSTHPSIAYATPVSYASPSVSYAAPRVSYAVPSPVALSSTYSLASPASYVQPAVAYSAPAVNYAPVSTSYANTYRISNTARTVVPTPYVTAAPVVAAPVIAGYAAYGTPTLSNYASASNFRNAVNGYGNNDGYQSSNNNGYGNSNNGYESNSNGYGANNGNNNNGYRNSDGVASNNDYATSGSYSSPNNNGNNGSGNYETSSNNRNNHGSY